The Polypterus senegalus isolate Bchr_013 chromosome 1, ASM1683550v1, whole genome shotgun sequence genome includes a window with the following:
- the LOC120518729 gene encoding C-C motif chemokine 2-like, whose translation MKMLLFVSLCISALIVSSTAFAGSSNTCCMKFSSGILSRKLIARYYNESNSLCPRHAVVFVTLKNRTFCFDPKQSWVQNIIKYLNEKEKLHMTTQNSASISTDKEKLHMTTQNSASMSTDKEKMHMATQNSVSTEKKQSYSFSTSQPSSIM comes from the exons ATGAAGATGCTTCTCTTTGTGTCTTTATGCATTAGTGCATTGATTGTAAGCAGCACAGCTTTTGCAG GATCATCTAATACCTGTTGCATGAAATTCTCCAGTGGAATTCTTTCTCGAAAACTAATAGCCCGATATTACAATGAAAGTAATTCTCTGTGCCCTCGTCATGCTGTTGT gTTTGTTACACTAAAAAACAGGACTTTTTGTTTTGACCCAAAACAGAGCTGGGTTCAGAATATCATCAAATacctgaatgaaaaagaaaagctacACATGACAACACAGAATTCTGCATCTATATCAACAGATAAAGAAAAGCTGCACATGACAACACAGAATTCTGCATCTATGTCAACAGATAAAGAAAAGATGCACATGGCAACCCAGAATTCTGTATCTACAGAGAAGAAACAATCATATTCATTTTCCACAAGTCAACCTTCTagcattatgtaa